From a single Pseudomonas serboccidentalis genomic region:
- the flgG gene encoding flagellar basal-body rod protein FlgG, which translates to MLPALWVAKTGLSAQDTNLTTISNNLANVSTTGFKRDRAEFQDLLYQIKRQPGAQSTQDSELPSGLQLGTGVRIVGTQKNFTAGSLQTTEQPLDMAIDGRGFFQILQPDGTTSYTRDGTFHLDSNGQIVNASGFALEPAIVIPNNAQSFTVGTDGTVSITVPGNPAAQVIGNLQTADFINPAGLQAVGNNLFLETAASGAPQIGTPGLNGFGTTLQNTLEGSNVSTVEEMVNMITTQRAYEMNSKVISTADQMLSFVTQNL; encoded by the coding sequence ATGCTTCCGGCTCTATGGGTTGCCAAAACCGGTCTGTCCGCCCAGGACACCAACCTGACCACCATTTCCAACAACCTGGCGAACGTCTCGACCACGGGTTTCAAACGTGACCGTGCCGAGTTCCAGGACCTGCTCTATCAGATCAAGCGTCAGCCAGGCGCCCAGTCGACCCAGGACAGCGAACTGCCGTCGGGTCTGCAACTGGGTACCGGTGTGCGCATCGTCGGCACGCAGAAAAACTTCACCGCCGGCAGCCTGCAAACCACCGAGCAGCCGCTGGACATGGCCATCGACGGTCGCGGTTTCTTCCAGATCCTGCAGCCGGACGGCACCACGTCCTACACCCGTGACGGCACCTTCCACCTCGATTCCAATGGCCAGATCGTCAACGCCAGCGGTTTCGCCCTGGAGCCGGCCATCGTCATTCCGAACAACGCGCAGAGCTTCACCGTCGGCACCGACGGCACCGTGTCGATCACTGTGCCAGGCAACCCGGCCGCTCAGGTGATCGGTAACCTGCAAACCGCCGACTTCATCAACCCGGCCGGTCTGCAAGCGGTGGGCAACAACCTGTTCCTGGAAACCGCTGCTTCCGGCGCGCCGCAAATCGGCACCCCGGGCCTGAATGGTTTCGGTACCACGCTGCAGAACACCCTGGAAGGTTCCAACGTCAGCACCGTTGAAGAGATGGTCAACATGATCACCACTCAGCGCGCCTACGAGATGAACTCCAAGGTGATCTCCACCGCCGACCAGATGCTCTCGTTCGTAACGCAGAATCTGTAA